In a single window of the Anaerocolumna cellulosilytica genome:
- the uvrC gene encoding excinuclease ABC subunit UvrC, giving the protein MFFDIEEELKKLPAKPGVYIMHDKHDTIIYIGKAISLKNRVRQYFQNSRNLTPKIQQMVSRIQYFEYIITDSELEALVLECNLIKEHRPKYNTMLKDDKSYPYIKVTVQEEFPRILFARERGKDKAKYFGPYTSAKAVKDTIELIRKIYYTRTCSRKLPKDIGKERPCLYYHIKQCKAPCQGYISEEEYKKSIQQVLEFLNGNFSLVTKDLEQKMKTAAEQMDYETAAEFRDLLNSVKQISEKQKITSGEQEDRDILACATVGDEAVVQVFFIRNGKLIGREHFYLTGVENETRSSILTTFVKQFYAGTPYIPRELIVGDAIDEQQIIEEWLGKKRGQRVYIKQPVKGEKERLVELARKNASLVLQQDAEKIKREEAKTVGALNTLSELLNLPGLYRVESFDISNISGFDSVGSMVVYENGKPKRNDYRKFKIKWVKGPDDYASMEEVLTRRFTHGQREEQELKEKNLDVSYGSFNRYPDLIMMDGGKGQVNVAERVLKQLNMDIPVCGMVKDDNHRTRGLFYQNKEIPLNTNSETFKLITRIQDETHRFAIEYHRQLRGKKQVHSILDDIEGVGTTRRRALMKHYQSIEDIKAASIEELAAVESMNIRSARQVYDFFH; this is encoded by the coding sequence ATGTTTTTTGACATAGAAGAAGAATTAAAAAAATTGCCGGCAAAGCCAGGTGTCTATATAATGCACGATAAACACGATACCATTATCTATATTGGTAAAGCAATTAGCCTGAAGAATCGTGTAAGACAGTATTTCCAGAACAGCCGGAATCTGACACCTAAGATTCAGCAGATGGTCTCCCGTATCCAATATTTCGAGTATATTATAACGGATTCGGAATTAGAAGCCTTGGTACTAGAATGCAATCTGATTAAAGAACACAGACCAAAGTATAACACCATGCTTAAGGATGATAAAAGTTATCCTTACATTAAGGTTACGGTACAGGAAGAATTTCCGCGGATCTTATTTGCACGTGAACGGGGGAAGGACAAAGCAAAATATTTTGGGCCTTATACCAGCGCCAAGGCAGTAAAAGATACCATAGAATTAATTCGTAAAATATATTATACAAGAACCTGTAGCCGCAAACTGCCCAAAGATATCGGAAAAGAAAGACCATGTCTGTATTATCATATTAAGCAATGTAAGGCACCCTGTCAGGGGTATATTTCAGAAGAAGAATATAAAAAATCCATTCAGCAGGTATTAGAATTTCTAAACGGTAACTTTTCTCTTGTTACAAAGGATTTAGAGCAAAAGATGAAGACTGCTGCTGAACAGATGGATTATGAAACGGCTGCAGAATTCAGAGATTTGTTAAACAGTGTAAAACAGATTTCTGAAAAACAAAAGATAACCAGCGGGGAACAAGAAGACAGGGATATTTTAGCCTGTGCCACAGTAGGAGACGAAGCGGTTGTACAAGTGTTCTTCATACGTAATGGAAAGCTTATCGGGAGAGAACATTTTTACTTAACTGGTGTAGAGAATGAAACCAGAAGCAGTATTCTGACCACCTTCGTTAAGCAATTTTATGCTGGAACACCCTACATACCGAGAGAACTGATTGTTGGGGATGCTATTGATGAACAACAGATTATAGAAGAATGGCTGGGCAAAAAGCGTGGTCAAAGGGTTTACATCAAACAACCGGTAAAAGGGGAAAAAGAGCGTCTGGTAGAGCTTGCCAGAAAAAATGCTTCTCTGGTTTTACAGCAGGATGCAGAAAAAATTAAACGAGAAGAAGCAAAAACTGTAGGAGCACTGAATACTCTTTCTGAATTACTAAATCTTCCGGGACTTTACCGTGTAGAGTCCTTTGATATTTCAAATATCAGTGGCTTTGATTCAGTAGGTTCCATGGTAGTTTATGAGAATGGTAAGCCAAAGAGAAATGATTACAGAAAGTTCAAAATAAAGTGGGTAAAAGGACCGGATGACTATGCATCCATGGAGGAAGTATTAACCAGGCGATTTACCCATGGACAGCGGGAAGAACAGGAGTTGAAGGAAAAAAATCTTGATGTAAGTTATGGCAGCTTTAACCGTTATCCGGATTTAATTATGATGGACGGTGGTAAAGGGCAGGTAAATGTGGCAGAAAGAGTACTTAAGCAATTGAATATGGATATACCTGTCTGTGGTATGGTAAAGGATGATAACCATAGAACCAGAGGACTTTTTTATCAGAACAAGGAGATTCCTCTTAATACAAACAGTGAGACCTTTAAGCTTATAACAAGGATTCAGGATGAAACACATCGCTTTGCTATCGAATATCACAGGCAGCTTCGTGGTAAAAAGCAAGTGCACTCCATACTTGATGATATCGAAGGAGTTGGTACTACCAGAAGACGGGCTCTCATGAAACACTATCAGTCCATTGAAGATATTAAGGCAGCTTCTATTGAAGAACTGGCAGCAGTTGAAAGTATGAATATACGCTCAGCCAGACAGGTATATGATTTCTTTCATTAA
- the hprK gene encoding HPr(Ser) kinase/phosphatase has translation MYTVQLSKLIEKMNLENVTPDIDIRHIKLCQPEINRPALQLAGFFEHFDSDRVQIIGHVEYAYMQKMEKDHGIGILSKLMDYKVPCIVFCRSIEVSPEIIKLATEKGIPILRTSTTTSSFMAEVIRWLNVELAPRISIHGVLVDVFGEGVLIMGESGIGKSEAALELIKRGHRLVSDDRVDIKKVSDVTLIGTAPDITRHFIELRGIGIIDVKTLFGVESVKNTQSIDLVIKLEEWNREQNYDRMGLDEQYMEFLGNKVVCHSIPIRPGRNLAIICESAAVNYRQKKMGYNAAQELYNRITNNLMKKTKVEEE, from the coding sequence ATGTATACGGTACAATTATCCAAGCTTATTGAGAAAATGAATCTGGAAAATGTAACTCCGGATATTGATATCCGCCACATAAAATTATGCCAGCCGGAAATAAACCGCCCGGCACTGCAGCTTGCCGGATTTTTTGAACATTTTGACTCTGACCGTGTTCAGATAATCGGTCACGTAGAGTATGCTTACATGCAAAAGATGGAAAAAGATCATGGGATTGGAATTCTTTCTAAGTTAATGGATTATAAAGTACCCTGTATTGTATTTTGCAGGAGTATTGAAGTTAGTCCGGAAATAATTAAGCTTGCTACAGAAAAGGGAATTCCTATACTTCGTACCAGTACAACAACCTCCTCATTTATGGCAGAAGTGATTCGATGGCTGAATGTAGAACTGGCTCCCAGAATATCTATTCATGGCGTGCTGGTAGATGTATTTGGTGAAGGCGTTCTGATAATGGGGGAAAGTGGTATCGGAAAAAGTGAAGCAGCGCTTGAATTAATAAAAAGAGGGCACCGCTTAGTGAGTGATGACCGTGTTGATATAAAAAAAGTAAGTGATGTAACCCTAATTGGAACAGCTCCTGATATTACCAGGCACTTTATAGAATTAAGAGGTATTGGTATAATTGATGTTAAGACTTTGTTTGGTGTTGAGAGTGTTAAGAATACACAGTCTATAGACCTGGTTATAAAATTAGAAGAATGGAACAGAGAACAGAACTATGACAGAATGGGTCTGGATGAACAATACATGGAGTTCTTGGGGAATAAAGTAGTGTGTCATTCTATTCCTATCAGACCGGGACGTAATCTGGCAATTATCTGTGAATCTGCTGCGGTTAATTACCGTCAGAAGAAGATGGGCTACAATGCTGCGCAGGAGTTGTATAACCGTATTACAAACAATCTTATGAAGAAGACTAAGGTAGAAGAGGAATAG
- a CDS encoding ROK family glucokinase codes for MEKLCFGIDVGGTTVKLGLFTETGNVLDKWEIPTRKEEAGKYILSDIADSLKEKLTEKELSKEQILGIGVGVPGPVIEESTVLECVNLGWGIVNVAEELKCLTGFETKVGNDANVAALGEMWQGGGKGFINMVLVTLGTGVGGGVILNGEILTGSNGAAGEIGHITVNYDEEVSCNCGKQGCLEQFASATGIVKEAGRMLKISAKPSKLRELPSITAKDIFDLAKEGDVLSVDLVEQLGRYLGLALSHVAAVVDPQVFVIGGGVSKAGSILLKTIQEHYNKNVMRALKNKEFHLAELGNDAGIFGGAKLIVGK; via the coding sequence ATGGAAAAATTATGTTTTGGTATTGATGTTGGCGGGACTACAGTAAAACTCGGACTTTTTACAGAGACAGGTAATGTTTTGGATAAGTGGGAAATTCCAACCAGAAAAGAAGAAGCCGGCAAGTACATTTTAAGTGATATAGCGGACAGCCTTAAGGAGAAGTTGACGGAAAAGGAACTATCGAAGGAGCAGATTCTGGGAATTGGAGTAGGAGTACCAGGTCCGGTGATAGAAGAAAGTACGGTTCTTGAATGTGTTAATTTAGGTTGGGGAATCGTTAATGTTGCAGAAGAACTAAAGTGTTTAACTGGTTTTGAGACAAAAGTAGGAAATGATGCCAATGTTGCTGCCCTTGGGGAAATGTGGCAAGGCGGTGGAAAAGGGTTTATTAATATGGTACTTGTAACGCTTGGAACAGGTGTTGGTGGAGGAGTAATCCTAAATGGTGAGATTCTTACCGGTAGTAACGGTGCAGCGGGAGAAATCGGACATATTACAGTCAATTATGATGAAGAGGTCTCCTGCAACTGCGGAAAACAAGGGTGTCTTGAGCAATTTGCTTCTGCTACGGGCATTGTAAAAGAGGCAGGTAGAATGTTAAAAATTTCTGCGAAGCCTTCAAAACTTAGAGAGCTTCCTTCTATCACAGCAAAAGATATTTTTGACCTTGCAAAAGAGGGGGATGTACTATCCGTTGATTTGGTAGAACAGCTGGGCAGGTACCTTGGACTGGCATTGTCTCATGTGGCGGCAGTGGTTGACCCGCAGGTATTTGTTATCGGCGGCGGTGTGTCTAAGGCAGGCTCTATATTGCTTAAAACTATTCAAGAGCATTATAATAAAAACGTTATGCGTGCATTAAAAAATAAGGAATTCCATTTAGCCGAACTGGGAAATGATGCCGGTATTTTTGGCGGTGCAAAATTAATAGTAGGAAAATAA
- the murB gene encoding UDP-N-acetylmuramate dehydrogenase codes for MNEVFYQKLQKLLQQDQILIDEPLAGYTTFRIGGLAAFIIQPKSTEEVVSTVRLCQELKYPYYVMGNGSNLLVSDKGFQGAVIKLGQTYGNITVKDGVVCAQSGVLLSKLANEIADKGLAGFEFAAGIPGTLGGAVTMNAGAYGGEIKQTIVSAKVLNKAGEVLELNKDELRLGYRKSIIQEQDMIVLEASFAFEPGNKMEIRSLINELNEKRRDKQPLEYPSAGSTFKRPEGHFAGKLIMDSGLRGYQVGNAQVSEKHCGFVINKGGATAIEVRALIKEIIQIVYNKFGVTLEPEVKLLGEFED; via the coding sequence ATGAACGAGGTATTTTATCAAAAGCTACAAAAACTGTTACAACAAGACCAAATCTTGATAGATGAGCCTCTTGCCGGTTATACAACCTTCCGTATCGGTGGTTTGGCAGCTTTTATAATTCAGCCAAAGAGTACAGAGGAGGTAGTAAGCACCGTAAGACTGTGCCAGGAACTTAAATATCCTTATTATGTTATGGGTAACGGAAGTAACTTGTTAGTGAGTGATAAAGGATTTCAGGGAGCAGTAATAAAACTTGGCCAGACTTATGGGAATATTACTGTAAAAGATGGGGTAGTTTGTGCCCAATCCGGTGTATTACTTTCAAAACTAGCGAATGAGATAGCAGATAAAGGTTTAGCCGGATTTGAATTTGCAGCTGGAATTCCAGGGACATTAGGTGGTGCTGTAACCATGAACGCAGGTGCATATGGCGGTGAAATAAAGCAAACAATAGTAAGTGCAAAAGTATTAAATAAAGCGGGAGAAGTACTTGAGTTAAATAAGGACGAATTAAGGCTTGGATACCGTAAAAGTATTATACAGGAACAAGATATGATAGTACTTGAAGCCTCCTTTGCATTTGAACCGGGTAATAAGATGGAGATTCGAAGTTTAATCAATGAATTAAACGAAAAAAGGCGGGATAAGCAGCCACTTGAATACCCCAGTGCAGGCAGTACCTTTAAAAGACCGGAGGGACATTTTGCAGGCAAATTGATTATGGATTCAGGTTTACGGGGATATCAGGTAGGTAATGCCCAGGTTTCTGAAAAACACTGTGGTTTCGTAATCAATAAAGGGGGAGCAACAGCGATAGAAGTTAGAGCCTTAATAAAAGAGATTATACAGATAGTCTATAATAAATTTGGCGTTACATTAGAGCCGGAAGTAAAACTTTTAGGTGAATTCGAAGATTGA